From a single Endozoicomonas euniceicola genomic region:
- a CDS encoding S41 family peptidase has protein sequence MTTTFRLNRLLLASILALSTGFSPIGLTAPVGEKEQPVKETSQSTNDGSSDDARAASEKGRLPLEELRTFTEVMQRIKTAYVEKVDDKTLLENAIKGMVSGLDPHSSYLEPDEFKELEVNTSGQFGGLGIEVGMEDGFIKVISPIDDTPAQKAGIQPGDLIIKLDDTSVKGMTLMDSVDRMRGKPGEPIKLTIVRDGEPKPLEITVKRDIIKVKSVRSKTLEEGYGYIRLSQFQSDSDKELVAHLGKLKKAQKDGKLKGLVLDLRNNPGGVLQAAVGVVDSFIKEGLIVYTKGSIPNSDLKFNASSVDPSNGVPLVVLINGGSASASEIVAGALQDHHRAVLLGTQTFGKGSVQTVLPLSADPERGLKLTTALYYTPSGRSIQAEGIKPDIVLPRAKVTPIESAEQYKEANLQGHLTNGNDKKGKAADKKEAKQEKSLAEEDYQLSQALNVLKGMHITALRKEEKEKKASKQPKMADVKLH, from the coding sequence ATGACAACGACTTTTCGCCTTAACCGGCTGTTATTAGCCAGCATTCTGGCCTTATCAACCGGTTTCTCACCCATTGGCTTGACGGCACCCGTTGGTGAAAAAGAACAACCTGTTAAAGAAACCAGCCAGTCTACAAACGATGGCTCTTCAGACGATGCCAGGGCCGCCAGCGAGAAAGGCAGATTGCCTCTGGAAGAACTGCGAACGTTCACTGAAGTCATGCAGCGCATCAAAACCGCGTATGTCGAAAAAGTGGATGATAAAACGCTGCTTGAAAATGCAATCAAGGGTATGGTATCGGGCCTTGACCCCCACTCCAGTTACCTGGAGCCCGATGAGTTCAAAGAGCTGGAAGTCAATACCTCCGGCCAGTTTGGCGGCCTGGGCATTGAGGTGGGCATGGAAGACGGTTTCATCAAAGTCATCTCCCCTATTGATGACACACCCGCGCAGAAGGCGGGCATCCAGCCCGGCGACCTGATCATAAAGCTCGACGACACCAGTGTGAAAGGCATGACCCTGATGGACTCGGTCGACCGTATGCGCGGCAAGCCCGGTGAGCCGATCAAGCTGACCATTGTTCGTGACGGTGAGCCCAAGCCACTGGAAATTACGGTAAAACGCGACATCATCAAGGTTAAGAGTGTTCGCTCCAAAACGCTGGAAGAGGGTTACGGCTATATTCGCCTGAGTCAGTTCCAGTCTGACTCAGACAAAGAGCTGGTGGCTCACCTGGGCAAGCTGAAAAAAGCCCAGAAAGATGGAAAGCTGAAAGGTCTGGTTCTGGACTTGCGTAACAATCCTGGCGGGGTTCTGCAGGCCGCCGTTGGCGTGGTCGACAGTTTCATTAAAGAAGGGTTGATCGTCTACACGAAAGGCAGCATTCCTAACTCAGACCTGAAGTTTAATGCGTCCAGTGTCGATCCATCCAACGGTGTTCCACTGGTCGTACTGATTAATGGCGGCTCAGCTTCTGCCTCCGAGATCGTGGCTGGCGCGCTGCAGGACCACCATCGTGCGGTATTGTTGGGTACACAGACGTTCGGGAAAGGCTCTGTCCAAACCGTACTGCCACTGAGCGCTGATCCTGAGCGGGGCCTGAAACTGACTACTGCGTTGTATTACACCCCAAGTGGTCGCTCCATTCAGGCGGAAGGAATTAAGCCGGATATTGTTCTGCCTCGTGCCAAAGTCACACCCATTGAATCCGCTGAGCAGTATAAGGAAGCTAACCTGCAGGGACACCTGACCAATGGCAATGATAAGAAAGGCAAAGCCGCTGATAAGAAAGAAGCCAAACAGGAAAAGAGTCTGGCTGAAGAAGATTATCAGTTAAGTCAGGCCCTGAATGTTCTGAAAGGCATGCACATCACTGCCTTGAGGAAAGAGGAAAAGGAGAAGAAAGCCAGTAAGCAGCCAAAGATGGCTGATGTTAAACTGCATTGA
- the focA gene encoding formate transporter FocA, which yields MQTGKAPQFGAVAPSEMARLAEDAAVGKTKKHPEVTFVLAILSGLFVSLAGMFYTVVTTGAGDLPYGMVKLVGGLSFSMGLMMVVLCGSELFTSNTLLLMGRATRRISVGQIAKNWTLVYFGNMAGSFFMVAMLMAVGQFKGAHGELGINYMYIANGKMGHSFVEALLLGVLCNLVVCLTYWMTLSSRDAMGKMFACMLPVACFLAAGFEHSVANMFLLPMGYLIKSVATPEFWANTGYTAEYFSNINLHNMVFMNLIPATIGNIIGGGVMVGLSNWFVHLRD from the coding sequence ATGCAAACTGGTAAAGCGCCACAGTTTGGAGCTGTCGCCCCGTCCGAAATGGCCCGTCTGGCTGAAGACGCAGCCGTTGGTAAAACCAAAAAACACCCGGAAGTGACTTTTGTACTGGCTATTCTGTCGGGTCTTTTCGTCTCTCTGGCTGGCATGTTTTATACCGTTGTCACCACAGGTGCCGGTGATCTGCCCTACGGCATGGTGAAACTGGTTGGCGGTCTGTCATTCAGTATGGGTCTGATGATGGTCGTGCTGTGCGGTTCTGAGCTGTTCACCAGTAACACGCTGTTGCTGATGGGTCGTGCAACCCGTCGTATCAGTGTTGGTCAGATTGCCAAAAACTGGACGCTGGTCTATTTCGGTAACATGGCTGGTTCTTTCTTCATGGTGGCCATGCTGATGGCCGTTGGGCAGTTCAAAGGTGCGCATGGTGAGTTAGGCATTAACTACATGTATATTGCCAACGGCAAGATGGGTCACAGTTTCGTGGAGGCGCTGCTGCTGGGTGTACTGTGTAACCTGGTTGTGTGTCTGACTTACTGGATGACCCTGAGCTCCCGGGACGCCATGGGTAAAATGTTTGCCTGCATGCTGCCGGTAGCCTGCTTCCTGGCCGCTGGTTTCGAACACTCCGTTGCCAATATGTTCCTGCTGCCAATGGGCTACCTCATCAAGTCTGTTGCAACACCTGAGTTCTGGGCCAACACCGGTTACACGGCTGAATACTTCAGCAATATCAACCTGCACAACATGGTTTTCATGAACCTGATTCCTGCAACCATCGGTAATATCATTGGTGGCGGTGTTATGGTGGGTCTGAGTAACTGGTTTGTACACCTGCGTGACTGA